Proteins co-encoded in one Candidatus Delongbacteria bacterium genomic window:
- a CDS encoding metallophosphoesterase encodes MWAFFLVAGGMLALLGSLVGFRLLLPLRLGLAPTAGIWITLQLLAWLPLALLALRRHLQPPRFLDSLMELGWLVVGWISVAVILLLAKDLLGLALRLLGGAQALAAGPPAAWIEHGRSLLGSRAVALGICGAVSLYVAWGVAGAYRLTRVVEVEVPVAGLHPDLDGLRIVQLSDLHIGPGIQRAQVARVARAVQELQPELVVFTGDLADGLPGDLGPEAAPLGEIQAPLGKWFITGNHEYYSDALGWLRVAEGVGFTPLLNQHVLLERGAGRLLLAGVPDVQGRRFFPSHESRPDLALAGAPPADFKLLLAHQPLSVFAAEQAGYDLMLSGHTHGGQYHPYTWVAGKANPYLKGLNRHSARLQVYVSQGTGFWGPPIRVGTAPEITLLTLRRL; translated from the coding sequence ATGTGGGCATTCTTTCTGGTGGCGGGCGGCATGCTGGCCCTGCTGGGCAGTCTGGTGGGGTTCCGGCTGCTGTTGCCCCTGCGCCTGGGACTGGCGCCCACGGCCGGGATCTGGATTACGCTCCAGCTGCTGGCCTGGCTGCCCCTGGCGCTGCTGGCCCTGCGCCGACACCTGCAGCCGCCGCGCTTCCTGGACAGCCTGATGGAGCTGGGCTGGCTGGTGGTGGGCTGGATCTCCGTGGCGGTGATCCTGCTCTTGGCCAAGGATCTGCTCGGGCTCGCTCTGCGCCTGCTGGGCGGCGCCCAGGCGCTGGCCGCCGGCCCGCCCGCCGCCTGGATCGAGCACGGCCGCAGCCTGCTGGGCTCGCGGGCCGTGGCGCTGGGCATCTGCGGCGCCGTGTCGCTCTACGTGGCCTGGGGCGTGGCGGGCGCCTACCGGCTGACCCGGGTGGTGGAGGTGGAGGTGCCGGTCGCAGGCCTGCACCCGGACCTGGACGGCCTGCGCATCGTGCAGCTCAGCGACCTGCACATCGGCCCGGGCATCCAGCGCGCTCAGGTGGCGCGCGTGGCTCGCGCCGTCCAGGAGCTGCAACCCGAGCTGGTGGTGTTCACGGGGGATCTGGCGGACGGACTGCCCGGCGACCTGGGGCCTGAGGCCGCGCCCCTGGGGGAGATCCAGGCCCCGCTGGGCAAGTGGTTCATCACGGGCAACCACGAATACTACAGCGACGCCCTGGGCTGGCTGCGTGTGGCCGAAGGCGTGGGCTTCACGCCGCTGCTCAACCAGCACGTCCTGCTGGAGCGGGGTGCCGGGCGCCTGCTGCTGGCGGGTGTGCCGGACGTCCAGGGCCGGCGCTTCTTCCCCAGCCACGAGAGCCGGCCGGATCTGGCGCTGGCCGGCGCGCCGCCGGCGGATTTCAAGCTGCTGCTGGCCCATCAGCCGCTCAGCGTGTTCGCCGCGGAGCAGGCGGGCTACGACTTGATGCTCAGCGGCCACACCCACGGCGGGCAGTATCATCCCTACACCTGGGTGGCGGGCAAGGCCAACCCCTACCTGAAGGGCCTG
- a CDS encoding chromophore lyase CpcT/CpeT encodes MLIRLLVFVMLLSVARAEEIQPGRDHLAGWMTGSFSSALQAASDSSYFDIRLRMTPIWGARADGPWLYVEQAVATSLDQPYRQRVYHVTEPEPGLYVSEVFELPEPVLRFAGAWKCDSLLAGLTPDSLAVRPGCGVHLRWNAEHAAYEGRTPGEGCLSTLRGAAWATSEVSIKAEGLVSWDRGWDAHGQQVWGAEQGGYQFRRAPVFGGACCPGGGKSQAVPK; translated from the coding sequence ATGCTCATCCGCCTGCTCGTGTTTGTCATGCTGCTGTCCGTGGCCCGCGCCGAAGAGATCCAGCCCGGCCGCGACCACCTGGCCGGCTGGATGACCGGCTCCTTCAGCAGCGCCCTCCAGGCCGCCTCCGACAGCAGCTACTTCGACATCCGGCTGCGCATGACGCCCATCTGGGGCGCGCGCGCCGACGGTCCCTGGCTCTACGTGGAGCAGGCCGTGGCCACCAGCCTGGACCAGCCCTACCGGCAGCGCGTGTATCACGTCACCGAGCCGGAGCCCGGCCTCTACGTCAGCGAGGTGTTCGAACTGCCCGAGCCCGTGCTGCGCTTCGCCGGCGCCTGGAAGTGCGATTCCCTGCTGGCAGGCCTGACACCGGATTCGCTGGCGGTCCGGCCGGGCTGCGGCGTCCACCTGCGCTGGAACGCGGAGCACGCGGCCTACGAAGGCCGCACACCGGGCGAGGGCTGCCTCAGCACGTTGCGCGGCGCGGCCTGGGCCACCTCCGAGGTCAGCATCAAGGCTGAGGGGCTGGTGAGCTGGGATCGGGGCTGGGACGCCCACGGTCAGCAGGTCTGGGGCGCCGAGCAGGGCGGCTACCAGTTCCGCCGCGCCCCGGTCTTCGGCGGGGCCTGCTGCCCTGGCGGGGGCAAGTCGCAGGCTGTGCCAAAGTAA